In one window of Henckelia pumila isolate YLH828 chromosome 1, ASM3356847v2, whole genome shotgun sequence DNA:
- the LOC140876284 gene encoding uncharacterized protein yields MEPNLPIIAKKFWSIVRVLYLMLRKGISKAKLLSDLSMMIQRGKIAGKAAIHNLMFHHHLAAASYSGRRSHDAAGGGQLEYEFSCSNSPAYYPTFHLPSFHINKRKHSHAPPAIDGELLAAALEMINSAAASPALPGFGPSPMVRQLRITDSPFPLSNERIDGDDRVDEAAEEFIMKFYKDLKKQNNA; encoded by the coding sequence ATGGAGCCAAATCTACCAATTATTGCAAAGAAATTCTGGAGCATAGTCCGAGTCCTATACTTGATGCTACGTAAAGGCATATCCAAAGCCAAATTGCTTTCAGATCTCAGCATGATGATCCAACGTGGCAAGATCGCCGGGAAAGCCGCCATACACAACCTCAtgttccaccaccacctcgccGCCGCCTCCTACTCCGGCCGACGTTCCCACGACGCGGCCGGCGGCGGCCAACTCGAGTACGAGTTCAGCTGCAGTAACAGCCCCGCTTATTACCCCACATTCCACCTCCCCAGCTTCCATATCAACAAGAGGAAACACTCACACGCGCCGCCGGCCATCGATGGCGAGTTACTGGCGGCGGCTCTGGAGATGATCAACAGCGCGGCGGCGTCGCCGGCTTTGCCTGGGTTCGGGCCGAGCCCGATGGTGAGGCAACTGAGGATTACGGACTCTCCGTTCCCGTTGAGCAATGAGAGGATTGATGGAGATGATCGTGTGGATGAAGCTGCGGAAGAGTTTATCA